A window of the Bradysia coprophila strain Holo2 chromosome X unlocalized genomic scaffold, BU_Bcop_v1 contig_128, whole genome shotgun sequence genome harbors these coding sequences:
- the LOC119067627 gene encoding probable nucleoporin Nup54 encodes MEKKYECAKKKFAENMNWNSINVPGQAAAQEFGTGFGMSTSTSAAQFGLETSTALTRFGATPASSAPTFNSFGGAGHRDERDTVIAKWNYLQAMYGTGKAYYSQSAAPIEITPKNYLCRFKAFRYTKLFGNDNRMGHLSLVFSTPVNQVKDNHFISVSNYDCFTIQKHLRSSSVTKSIRKSYESYNQQQLVNQLNQVLGNKPTLTVKVDRIVQVTDYKSELMIFVEEKSQTSTETKKILATELCDFLNQPMISNKVTGMGVDEVIAMVLPDEETLVEYLDNPPEGINPRMWKHAKQNHPDSTKFIPVSRKKWT; translated from the exons ATGGAAAAGAAGTACGAAtgtgccaaaaaaaaattcgcggAAAATATGAATTGGAACAGCATAAACGTTCCAG GTCAAGCGGCTGCTCAAGAATTTGGTACTGGATTCGGTATGAGTACATCAACTTCAGCTGCACAATTTGGATTAGAGACATCCACCGCATTAACCAGATTCGGCGCGACCCCAG CTTCGTCAGCACCTACATTTAACTCATTCGGAGGGGCAGGCCATCGAGACGAACGTGACACGGTGATAGCGAAGTGGAATTACCTACAGGCAATGTACGGAACGGGTAAAGCTTACTACAGTCAAAGTGCGGCCCCGATCGAAATTActccgaaaaattatttgtgtcgCTTCAAAGCCTTCCGCTATACTAAACTATTTGGCAATGATAATCGAATGGGTCACCTGTCGCTAGTGTTTAGCACGCCGGTGAATCAGGTGAAGGAcaatcatttcatttcagtttCAAATTACGATTGTTTTACAATACAAAAACATCTGCGTAGCTCTAGTGTGACGAAGTCAATTCGAAAGAGCTACGAAAGCTACAATCAGCAGCAGCTAGTAAATCAATTGAATCAGGTCCTGGGCAACAAGCCAACACTTACAGTAAAAGTGGACCGTATCGTGCAAGTGACCGACTATAAATCAGAGTTGATGATTTTCGTGGAAGAGAAGTCACAGACATCCactgaaacaaagaaaattttggccACCGAACTCTGCGATTTCTTGAACCAACCGATGATTTCGAATAAAGTGACCGGTATGGGTGTGGATGAGGTGATTGCTATGGTCTTGCCCGACGAAGAAACGTTAGTAGAATATTTGGACAATCCACCGGAGGGCATCAACCCGCGAATGTGGAAACACGCCAAACAGAACCATCCTGATTCCACAAAATTCATTCCAGTGTCACGGAAAAAGTGGACGTAA